The sequence GTGCCAGCACCAGCAACACGATCCAGTGCGAAAAGCTGTCCAGTCCGAACATGTGTGGATTTCCGTTATGGAAGTGGATGAAGCGGCTGCTCCTGCGAGGCAGGCGAGGCCGGTGGTGGCGTGGCCAGCAGGCCGGTGGATGCCGTGGGTGCAGCCTGGCATTGCAGTGGGCCGCCGGCGTCGGCGGTTGCCCGGGCAGGGCAGCGGTAGTCCAGTGCGGTCACCAGCGCGGGCGTGATCTCGTCGAAACCGAGCACGGCACCGCCGTGTTCGCGTACGAAGGCTTCGGCTGCCGTGCGGGTGGCGAACGGCGCCAGGGTCGGCCCCATCGAACCGGGCAGCGGCTGCCAGGCCACGTAGAAGGCGCGGCGCGCGTCGATGAAGCTGACCGCGGCGTGGCTGGGCTGCTGCCAGTCGATGTGGGCACTGTCCTGCACGAACAGCTCCTGCAGCGCGGCCTGGTTCTCCGGCTGCAGCACGTAGGCGAAGAAGTCACGGGTGGAGTCGAACACCAGTGGCTTGGCGCGACCTGCGGTCCACGCCTCCGCGCGCGGGCCGGGCGAGCCGTCCAGGTACATGCCGCACACGGCGCAGGCGTCGTCCGCGTGGGTGTCGACGGCGTGCTTCGCCGGTGGCGGGTTGCCGCCGCAGCCCGCGAACAGGGCCAGTGCAAGCACCAGGGCGGTGCGGCGGATGGTGGTCATCGGCAAGAGTTGCATGCGTGGGTTTCCTTCAGACTTCCTTGCGCCGGAACGCAAGCAGTGCCCACGCGAACGGCACCACCGCCCAGCCCAGCAACAGCAGGTCCAGCAGCATCGGCGAATAGGCGTGGTGGGCGGTCATGCCGGTCAGCAGGTCGTTGCCGGCGCCGTCGCCCAGCGCGGTGAGGTTGACCAGCCGGAACACGTCGACCGGGTTGAGCAGCAGCAGGTATGGATACACCGCGCGCTCGAGCGGGTTGCCGCCGCTGACCACCAGCAGCGCCAGCAGTGCGAGGTCGAACAGCACCACGCTGGCCAGCCAGCCGATCAGTGCGAGCCCGGC is a genomic window of Rhodanobacter thiooxydans containing:
- a CDS encoding nitrous oxide reductase accessory protein NosL, whose amino-acid sequence is MQLLPMTTIRRTALVLALALFAGCGGNPPPAKHAVDTHADDACAVCGMYLDGSPGPRAEAWTAGRAKPLVFDSTRDFFAYVLQPENQAALQELFVQDSAHIDWQQPSHAAVSFIDARRAFYVAWQPLPGSMGPTLAPFATRTAAEAFVREHGGAVLGFDEITPALVTALDYRCPARATADAGGPLQCQAAPTASTGLLATPPPASPASQEQPLHPLP